From Panicum hallii strain FIL2 chromosome 2, PHallii_v3.1, whole genome shotgun sequence, a single genomic window includes:
- the LOC112880275 gene encoding protein NOI4-like isoform X1: MAEKGSPLPKFGEWDVNDPASAEGFTVIFNKARDEKKTGGNSQGQDEQVKSEQQPSGQGFNAPKVGNTKKWLCCFQPSAAES, from the exons ATGGCG GAAAAAGGAAGCCCCCTGCCTAAGTTTGGGGAGTGGGACGTCAACGACCCTGCTTCAGCTGAGGGATTTACTGTAATATTTAACAAAGCTAGAGATGAGAAGAAGACTGGAGGAAATTCACAGGGACAAGATGAGCAAGTGAAAAGTGAACAGCAACCATCTGGGCAAGGCTTCAATGCTCCCAAGGTAGGCAATACA AAGAAATGGTTGTGCTGCTTTCAACCCAGTGCCGCTGAATCCTAA
- the LOC112880275 gene encoding protein NOI4-like isoform X2: MAEKGSPLPKFGEWDVNDPASAEGFTVIFNKARDEKKTGGNSQGQDEQVKSEQQPSGQGFNAPKKKWLCCFQPSAAES; this comes from the exons ATGGCG GAAAAAGGAAGCCCCCTGCCTAAGTTTGGGGAGTGGGACGTCAACGACCCTGCTTCAGCTGAGGGATTTACTGTAATATTTAACAAAGCTAGAGATGAGAAGAAGACTGGAGGAAATTCACAGGGACAAGATGAGCAAGTGAAAAGTGAACAGCAACCATCTGGGCAAGGCTTCAATGCTCCCAAG AAGAAATGGTTGTGCTGCTTTCAACCCAGTGCCGCTGAATCCTAA